The Aestuariibius sp. HNIBRBA575 nucleotide sequence CGGCGCTGGGTTTCACATCCGCATAGGTGCCTGCGCTGGTGTAAAACGCCTGTGATCCCCAACCGACCAGAATCCAATCCGCATTGGGATGCGATATTGGCACGCCTGCACGGTCCGCAAATGTAAAAAACGCCCGGGTTTGGGCGTTTGATGGGATGGCGATGTCGGTGTGGATCGCGCCTTTGATCAGGACGATTTCATAGGCCGGGTCGATTGCCACGGATGTTTCACCGGCGCGGATCAAACCGCCCACTGTGCCTGCGATCAAAAACAGCGCAATCGGGCCAAACAGCCCAACCAACGCCCAGATCAGTCCCCGCTTAAGCGTTGACCTGATCCTTCATGGTTTCATGGATCATTTTGCAATCGCAATAGGGGCATTCCACCCAGCCATGTTCCGTCGGGATCTGCAACCAAACGCGCGGATGCCCCAACGCGCCTTCACCCCCATCACAGGCAACACGCCATTGGCTGACAATCTTGGTCTCTGGGGCAGGTGTGGTCATGGTTGAACCTATTCAATTTGAGTTGGCCGCATATTAGCAATCCGCAGCCCGCAAACAAGCGCAAACGCTGCGATATATACGCTCAACTTTGAGGGAGCATCGCGCCCAATTGTTTGCCGCCAATCAGATGCAGGTGGAAATGCGGCACATCCTGAACGCCGTGAGTGCGCGTGTTGGCGATGGACCGGAACCCCTGGCTCAGGTTTTCAACCTCACAAACACGGGCCACGGCGGCAAAAAATCCGACCTGTTCCTCTGGGCTGGCGTCACGTGCGAAATGATCGATGCTGACATAGGGGCCTTTGGGGATCACCAGAACATGCACCGGCGCGCCGGGATTTATGTCGCGAAATGCCAGCGCGTGATCGTTTTCAAACACCGTTTGATTGGGGATTTCGCCGCGCAGGATTTTGGCGAAAATATTGTTTGTATCGTAGTCAAAATCCATGATTTTCCTCTAATCCACAAAGAGATACGGCGTTTCAGCAATCTGTTTGGCCACATCATGACCCACGGTCAGAAATTCAGCAATCGGTTCGGCGTTTTCATCCGCAGTGTGATCCTGCCGCAGGCGCGTGTGGTTCACAAACCCCGAATCCCTCAAACGATCGCTTTCATAGACCACGTCATAACGGATCGTGGGCAGCAATTGCCGCAGCGTATCTTCGGACGTTTGTTCGCCGGCCAATCCGACCCGTTTGGCATGGCCAACCAGATAGTCATCCGTAAATTCGCAATCGATTTCCAGCAGCCGCGTGGTCGAGCGATCCGAATAGAAATCCTGCAACAGATCAATGCTGGCCGTGTCCAGACAGATGATCAGCCGATCCGTGTCATAGTAATCATACAGCATCCGCATCAACGCACGCCGGTGACGGGTGCGTTTTTCAAGCGTGCTTTGGATGCCGCCCAGATCGGGCAACGGCGTGTCTTCTTCGTTGAACAGATAATCGATGGCGGGAATGTTGGTGTGATGTTTGATCGACCCAACCAGCCGTTTGGCCACATGCCATTTTTTGCACGCCACAACCATCAATTCGCGATCCCGGCCCAGGGACGCCTCGGTTTCCCAGAACCGCGTCGCAAAACGCCGACCAATACGGCCCCGCCCGGTCAGGAATTTATGCAGACTGCGCCCTTCGTTTGAGATTTTGAAATCGTCACGTTCAGACGCATACAATACCCCCAACCGTTTCTTTAGTTCTTTGGCTTCTGGGCTGATTTTGCGGGCAAACAGGAAATCCTGTGAAAGCAGTAATTCATAGTGATCATTGTAGAAATTGATCGGCATCCCGTAATCGGAAAACGTCAAAAATGTCAGGGTGCGGGTGCGGATTTCGGGTTCGGGCACCAGATGGCGCACAAGGGTTTGAAAAAACGTTTCATCCGGAATCCACGTTGTGCGGAAAAACCGCATCACGTCTTTGCGTTGTTTGGTAAAATCCAAAATCCATTCAATGGTGCGCCGTCGCAGACACCACCATTGGCTGCCGATTTGCACCTGAATATCAGCCGGAATGTCACGGGTCAGACCCAGTTTTTCCTGCCACTTAAACGATTGATAAAACCGCCAAGGCTGGGTGCGTTCGTTGAAGAAATGGCGATAAATCAGCCGCTCTTCCTTCATCCCAGTTTTGATCCAATCGCTTTCAAAGTAATCAAAACTTTCGATGTAATCGACGTCTTCGGCATCCAGAAAATCATGGGCATAGCGCGCAGATTTCACCGCCATGCAATCCCCCGACACCATGTAGAAATGGGTCGCACGTGGGAAGGCTTCGACCGCGGCCTCAACCGCATAAAGCGTGGCCTGAACCAGGCTCCATTCCCCCCAGCCGCATTTGATCCGTTTGCGCGCAAAGGTCACATTCGGATTGTCGGCCAAAGCATCCTGAATTTTCTGAAACGCCGCCTTGGGCGCACGTGCATCAAAATGAATCGACATGCAATCGCCCACAGCCGTCAATTGACGCGCTTGTTGGATGATCGCATCCGGATCCTTGTGACACAGCAGAATGAAGGCGATTTTTGCCATTTTGGAAACCTTAAAGCCTCAGCGTGAGGATTGTTTACGCTTGATACCTTGAACAGACGTTGAATAAACAGGGTTTGTTTGTATTTTTGTGCATAATTGGCAAACGGTTGCCCTGAAACAAGGGACAGAGCCGTCACAGTGATGTGCATTTTGGATTGGAAGGGCAGAGTATGGGTTTTCCCGGAACGTGGATGACAGAGAGCGAAAGCATGGTGTACCGGGTGGTGCCCAAATGCGCGTGCTCGACCATTGGCCAGATCATGTATTATTCCGACCAAGGCGAATTCTTTGATGGTGACATCCATGACGCCACGGGAAACATGCACAAATGGTCGATGGAAAGCAGCCAACAGGCGATCACCGACAACGCCCAGTCCCACAAAAGCTATGCCTTCACCTGCGTGCGCAATCCCTATACGCGCATCCTGTCGTCGTTCTTTGACAAAATCTGCGGCATTCAGCGCAATGGCCGCCGGTATCGGGGCAATCTGGTGCCGCTTTTGATCCAGAAATATGGGATCGAGGTGGGCGATCCGGATACGGGCTTTGAATTTGACCAAATCCAAAGTTTCCGCCGGTTTTTGCTGTTTGCGCGTGATACCATCCGTTGGCGCCGCCCGATGGAGCCTGACATCCATTGGTCCGCCATGTCCGGGCATGTGTCCACGTTCATCGTCAATGGCGGGCGCTACGATAATATTTTCTGGACTGAATCGTTCAACGACGGGATGCAATCGGTGCTGGACGCCATCGAAACCCCGCATCAGGTCGATCTGGCCGCGATCCCACGTTTCAACGAAAGCGAAGGCCACGGCCCCAAACGGGCCCATCCGGTTGAGGATTATTTCGACGATCTGTCGATGCATCTGGTCTATGAAATCTACAAACGTGATTTCAACCTGTTCAAATATGACTTTGAAAACCCAGGGAATAAAATGCCCATCGGCGAAATTGATCTGGACGAAGTCCACGCCAAACTGGGCGAATAAGGCCGGGTTTCATCATGCGTAGTTTCGACGCCATTTTTGATATCGCAGCGGATCGCAAAGGTGGCACTGCGATATTAGAAACCCTGTTAGAACGGCCCAAAACTCCGGCGGATATTCGACAAATCCCCGATGATCACTGGCTGGCGGCGATGGCGCGCGGGGTGTTTCAGGCTGGGTTTAGCTGGAAAGTGATCGACGCCAAATGGCCCGGTTTTGAAACCGCATTTCAGGGGTTTGACCCTGCCCCGGTCGCGTTTTACCACGACGAAGATATCGACCGCCTGATATCAGACAAAGGCATTGTGCGTCACGGCCCGAAAATTCAGTCGGTGATCGAAAACGCGCGGTTTGTGATGGATATCGCCAATGAACACGGATCGTTTGGCGCGTTTGTTGCCGAATGGCCAGACGATGATTTTGTCGGTCTGACGAGCGTGTTGAAAAAACGTGGATCGCGGCTGGGCGGCAATACCGGCCCTTATATGTTGCGATCCATGGGCGTCGACAGTTTCATCCTGTCGCGTGATGTGGTTGGGCGGCTGGTTGCCGAAGGCGTGATCGACAAAACGCCCACATCCCAAAAAGCGCTGAAAGCCACCCAAGCGGCATTCAACACATGGCGATCCCAATCAGGCCGAAGCCTGACCGAAATCAGCCGTGTTTTAGCGATGAGCCTGTAGGTTTACGCAGAAACCAAGCTAAGATCGCGCAGCATTGCCAACA carries:
- a CDS encoding zinc-finger domain-containing protein, whose protein sequence is MTTPAPETKIVSQWRVACDGGEGALGHPRVWLQIPTEHGWVECPYCDCKMIHETMKDQVNA
- a CDS encoding HIT domain-containing protein is translated as MDFDYDTNNIFAKILRGEIPNQTVFENDHALAFRDINPGAPVHVLVIPKGPYVSIDHFARDASPEEQVGFFAAVARVCEVENLSQGFRSIANTRTHGVQDVPHFHLHLIGGKQLGAMLPQS
- a CDS encoding DUF5928 domain-containing protein, whose amino-acid sequence is MAKIAFILLCHKDPDAIIQQARQLTAVGDCMSIHFDARAPKAAFQKIQDALADNPNVTFARKRIKCGWGEWSLVQATLYAVEAAVEAFPRATHFYMVSGDCMAVKSARYAHDFLDAEDVDYIESFDYFESDWIKTGMKEERLIYRHFFNERTQPWRFYQSFKWQEKLGLTRDIPADIQVQIGSQWWCLRRRTIEWILDFTKQRKDVMRFFRTTWIPDETFFQTLVRHLVPEPEIRTRTLTFLTFSDYGMPINFYNDHYELLLSQDFLFARKISPEAKELKKRLGVLYASERDDFKISNEGRSLHKFLTGRGRIGRRFATRFWETEASLGRDRELMVVACKKWHVAKRLVGSIKHHTNIPAIDYLFNEEDTPLPDLGGIQSTLEKRTRHRRALMRMLYDYYDTDRLIICLDTASIDLLQDFYSDRSTTRLLEIDCEFTDDYLVGHAKRVGLAGEQTSEDTLRQLLPTIRYDVVYESDRLRDSGFVNHTRLRQDHTADENAEPIAEFLTVGHDVAKQIAETPYLFVD
- a CDS encoding sulfotransferase family protein, with the protein product MGFPGTWMTESESMVYRVVPKCACSTIGQIMYYSDQGEFFDGDIHDATGNMHKWSMESSQQAITDNAQSHKSYAFTCVRNPYTRILSSFFDKICGIQRNGRRYRGNLVPLLIQKYGIEVGDPDTGFEFDQIQSFRRFLLFARDTIRWRRPMEPDIHWSAMSGHVSTFIVNGGRYDNIFWTESFNDGMQSVLDAIETPHQVDLAAIPRFNESEGHGPKRAHPVEDYFDDLSMHLVYEIYKRDFNLFKYDFENPGNKMPIGEIDLDEVHAKLGE
- a CDS encoding DNA-3-methyladenine glycosylase I → MRSFDAIFDIAADRKGGTAILETLLERPKTPADIRQIPDDHWLAAMARGVFQAGFSWKVIDAKWPGFETAFQGFDPAPVAFYHDEDIDRLISDKGIVRHGPKIQSVIENARFVMDIANEHGSFGAFVAEWPDDDFVGLTSVLKKRGSRLGGNTGPYMLRSMGVDSFILSRDVVGRLVAEGVIDKTPTSQKALKATQAAFNTWRSQSGRSLTEISRVLAMSL